The following are from one region of the Mesotoga sp. UBA6090 genome:
- the rpmG gene encoding 50S ribosomal protein L33 → MAKKTKGNKVLVTLKCSECGTRNYYRFKNRQKKYKIDSSKYCPKCRKHTEHKESK, encoded by the coding sequence ATGGCAAAGAAAACGAAGGGAAATAAGGTTCTTGTAACTTTGAAGTGTTCGGAGTGCGGTACGAGAAACTATTACAGATTCAAGAACCGCCAGAAGAAGTATAAGATTGACTCGAGTAAGTACTGCCCGAAGTGCAGAAAACATACCGAGCACAAAGAATCCAAGTAA
- the nusG gene encoding transcription termination/antitermination protein NusG encodes MRKRWFIIQTYSGLENSIKEAIQIKIESFGFSHMFGKILVPEETKLDRTNVAAEKYIVPANAKLLVKDNQDVAKGDPVAEEVEIKVKNDGTVAEIKNYRVIFIETADRRYTKTYYIPESAKIETGIKTGARIRQGMPLAKQGEFFCELDGKIVYTQKMKRIVVEKENGDEDVYLVHPDSYDSRIAKKGNLVKRGQLFGETRKIFSKTEGRVEISDLPGRKEIKIFKIVRTRLYPGYVFIEMIMNEETWNVVKNTPNVVNFVSVGGQPVQLKEKEIKALLRLVGIEEYEEHSGGPVKIEVDFDIGEVVRINTGPFEDFVGKVTGLDPERQELKVVVSIFGRETPVILSLSEVEKIV; translated from the coding sequence GTGCGGAAAAGATGGTTTATAATTCAAACTTACTCAGGCCTGGAAAACTCTATCAAAGAAGCAATTCAGATCAAGATAGAGTCTTTTGGCTTTTCGCACATGTTTGGAAAGATTCTTGTTCCAGAGGAAACTAAGCTTGACAGAACTAACGTTGCCGCGGAAAAGTATATCGTCCCTGCCAACGCAAAGCTTCTAGTTAAGGATAATCAAGACGTAGCTAAAGGAGACCCTGTAGCTGAAGAAGTAGAAATCAAGGTTAAGAATGACGGTACAGTCGCGGAAATCAAAAACTACAGAGTAATCTTCATTGAGACTGCCGACAGGCGCTATACCAAAACCTATTACATTCCCGAAAGTGCAAAGATTGAGACAGGCATTAAGACTGGAGCCAGGATTAGGCAGGGAATGCCTCTTGCAAAGCAGGGCGAGTTTTTCTGTGAATTGGACGGAAAGATTGTCTATACACAGAAGATGAAGCGAATCGTTGTTGAAAAGGAAAACGGCGATGAAGACGTCTATCTGGTACATCCGGATAGTTATGATTCAAGGATTGCAAAGAAAGGAAATCTCGTAAAACGCGGGCAGCTGTTTGGTGAGACAAGAAAGATTTTCTCTAAGACCGAAGGAAGAGTGGAAATCTCAGATCTTCCAGGAAGGAAAGAGATAAAGATTTTCAAGATCGTCAGAACCAGGCTATATCCCGGGTATGTCTTCATCGAGATGATAATGAATGAAGAGACGTGGAATGTTGTCAAGAATACTCCAAATGTTGTCAACTTCGTTTCGGTAGGAGGTCAGCCTGTACAGCTCAAGGAGAAAGAAATAAAGGCCTTGTTGAGGTTGGTAGGAATTGAAGAGTATGAAGAACATTCAGGCGGTCCAGTCAAGATAGAAGTTGACTTCGATATCGGCGAGGTCGTCAGAATCAATACAGGTCCATTTGAAGACTTTGTTGGAAAAGTGACAGGTCTAGATCCTGAAAGACAGGAATTGAAAGTTGTCGTTAGTATCTTTGGAAGAGAGACACCAGTTATCCTCAGTTTGTCTGAGGTTGAGAAAATAGTCTGA
- the rpoZ gene encoding DNA-directed RNA polymerase subunit omega, whose product MIVNYDLLLKRIRHKYAIPVAAAKRAEDLEDFGRPKLDPATVKAAGDKITIALKELEEGYIRIRNEEMLMILVPKVK is encoded by the coding sequence ATGATTGTTAACTATGATCTGCTTTTGAAGAGAATAAGGCACAAGTACGCGATTCCGGTGGCTGCCGCCAAGAGGGCCGAAGATCTTGAGGATTTCGGACGCCCGAAGCTAGATCCTGCGACAGTGAAAGCTGCCGGCGATAAGATTACTATTGCTTTGAAGGAGTTGGAAGAAGGTTATATCAGGATTAGGAATGAAGAGATGCTGATGATTCTGGTTCCGAAAGTGAAGTAA
- the rplK gene encoding 50S ribosomal protein L11 produces MSKKVIAQIKLQLEAGKATPAPPVGPALGQHGVNIMGFCKQFNAETSDKAGMVLPVVISVYADRSFSFILKTPPASFLLLKAAGIQKGSGVPNRDKVGKVTRAQLEEIAKVKMPDLNARTVDAAAKIIAGTARNMGIEIMG; encoded by the coding sequence ATGTCTAAGAAGGTCATTGCCCAAATCAAGCTACAGCTTGAAGCGGGGAAGGCAACACCAGCACCTCCAGTAGGACCGGCTCTCGGTCAGCATGGAGTGAATATCATGGGGTTCTGCAAGCAGTTCAATGCAGAGACTTCAGACAAAGCCGGTATGGTGCTGCCGGTAGTTATTTCGGTATATGCAGACAGATCCTTCAGTTTCATCCTCAAAACTCCACCCGCCAGCTTCCTTTTGCTTAAAGCCGCCGGAATCCAAAAGGGCTCTGGAGTTCCTAATCGTGACAAGGTTGGCAAGGTTACCAGGGCACAACTAGAAGAAATCGCGAAAGTCAAAATGCCCGATCTCAATGCCAGAACAGTCGATGCTGCTGCGAAGATTATTGCTGGAACTGCTCGCAACATGGGCATCGAAATCATGGGTTGA
- the rplL gene encoding 50S ribosomal protein L7/L12, which translates to MTKEELIVTIKGMTVAELSELVKALEEEFGVSAAAPMAVAAVPAAGNGADEEEEEQSEFKVVLKSFGAKKIDVIKVVRTITGLGLKEAKDLVEKAGTAEGVVKESLPKAEAEELKKQLEEAGAEVELK; encoded by the coding sequence ATGACTAAGGAAGAACTAATAGTCACAATAAAAGGAATGACAGTAGCAGAGCTTTCTGAACTTGTGAAGGCCCTCGAAGAGGAATTTGGTGTCAGCGCTGCAGCCCCTATGGCTGTTGCGGCGGTGCCTGCAGCAGGTAATGGGGCAGACGAGGAAGAGGAAGAGCAGTCTGAATTCAAGGTTGTTCTGAAGTCTTTTGGAGCGAAGAAGATCGATGTTATTAAGGTCGTAAGAACCATAACCGGACTCGGACTAAAGGAAGCCAAGGATCTTGTTGAAAAGGCTGGAACGGCGGAAGGCGTTGTCAAAGAGAGCCTTCCAAAAGCGGAGGCAGAAGAACTGAAGAAGCAGCTTGAAGAAGCTGGCGCCGAAGTCGAACTGAAGTAA
- the rplJ gene encoding 50S ribosomal protein L10: protein MLTRERKEEIVESLSEAYKKSSLILFADYKGMKVDGITAFRDRLYEKYEDRAQFTIKKNTLVRLALNNAGFDESEWKDSITGTTAVLTVDDEDPISALKIITDFNKNNKTLPVIKAGFLEGKYFTGDRSAELAKLPSRDQLIAMVVGGFAAPITGLVYTLNGVLTKFLYALNAIKDKKAE from the coding sequence GTGCTAACCAGAGAAAGAAAAGAAGAAATCGTTGAAAGTCTATCAGAGGCCTACAAGAAGTCTTCTCTAATACTGTTCGCGGACTATAAGGGCATGAAGGTCGATGGAATCACTGCTTTCAGAGACAGACTTTATGAAAAGTACGAAGATAGAGCCCAGTTCACGATAAAGAAGAACACGCTGGTCAGGCTTGCTCTAAACAATGCCGGTTTTGACGAAAGCGAATGGAAAGACTCAATTACCGGTACGACGGCAGTGCTGACTGTGGATGATGAAGATCCGATCTCAGCGCTGAAGATAATAACTGATTTCAACAAAAACAATAAGACCTTGCCAGTCATAAAAGCAGGATTTCTTGAAGGGAAATACTTCACCGGAGACCGGTCTGCAGAACTTGCAAAATTGCCTTCGAGAGATCAATTGATTGCTATGGTTGTGGGAGGATTTGCTGCTCCTATAACCGGTCTTGTCTATACTCTGAATGGAGTGCTAACGAAGTTCCTGTATGCTCTAAATGCAATTAAGGATAAAAAAGCTGAATGA
- the rplA gene encoding 50S ribosomal protein L1, translating into MPVRSKRYIQARKSVDRARVYSVEESIDLLRSFPPTKFDETVEMHIKLGIDPSKSDQQVRGTISLPHGTGKDVRVLVFAKGEQADVARLAGADFVGSDDLVQQIQGGWTDFDVAIATPDMMRDIGRLGKVLGPRGLMPSPKAGTVTTDVEDAVKGFKAGRIEVKNDKTGNLHLPVGKKSFESEKLRENFVSALNQITRMKPSGSKGRFVLRVFLTTTMGAGIKVDFVKETEK; encoded by the coding sequence ATGCCGGTTAGATCAAAGAGATACATTCAAGCTAGAAAGTCCGTCGACAGAGCCAGAGTTTACTCTGTAGAAGAGTCTATAGACTTGTTAAGGAGTTTTCCGCCAACTAAGTTTGATGAGACTGTTGAGATGCACATAAAGCTCGGAATCGATCCTTCAAAGTCTGATCAGCAGGTTAGGGGTACAATTTCCCTTCCTCATGGAACAGGAAAGGATGTACGGGTTCTGGTGTTTGCCAAAGGAGAGCAGGCAGATGTTGCCAGACTGGCCGGAGCGGACTTTGTGGGCTCGGATGATCTTGTTCAGCAGATTCAAGGTGGCTGGACAGATTTTGATGTCGCTATCGCTACTCCTGATATGATGAGGGACATAGGTAGACTGGGTAAGGTTCTTGGCCCGCGTGGCCTGATGCCATCTCCCAAGGCCGGAACTGTGACAACCGATGTCGAAGATGCAGTCAAGGGATTCAAAGCCGGGAGAATCGAAGTGAAGAACGACAAGACGGGTAATCTTCATCTACCTGTCGGAAAGAAGTCGTTTGAAAGTGAAAAACTGCGTGAGAACTTTGTCTCGGCTCTCAATCAGATTACAAGAATGAAGCCATCCGGTTCGAAAGGTAGATTCGTTCTGAGGGTCTTCCTTACAACGACGATGGGCGCTGGAATAAAGGTAGATTTCGTTAAAGAGACAGAGAAGTAG
- the gmk gene encoding guanylate kinase — MKGIVFVMSGPSGAGKTSILKEVLKCNTNLDFSVSYTTRERRPAEIDGKDYIFVTESEFGKLLEENEFLEWAKVHGNYYGTSRNQVKKSVDSGRDILLDVDIQGAMSVMKALKDAVYIFVAPPSYGELIRRLESRGTENIESLRMRLEDAKWELEQVKHFQYLVVNDNLKHSVSQFEAIITAERLRVDRIVNEKGERFLFEEKSI, encoded by the coding sequence ATGAAAGGTATAGTCTTTGTGATGAGTGGTCCTTCGGGGGCCGGAAAGACCTCGATACTCAAAGAAGTACTTAAGTGCAATACAAATCTTGATTTCTCAGTGTCCTATACCACAAGAGAGAGACGTCCGGCTGAGATAGATGGAAAAGACTACATATTTGTTACCGAATCTGAATTTGGTAAGCTCTTGGAAGAGAATGAATTTCTTGAATGGGCAAAGGTTCATGGAAACTATTATGGAACGTCGAGAAATCAAGTGAAAAAGAGCGTGGACTCCGGTAGAGACATACTGCTTGACGTGGATATTCAGGGAGCGATGTCAGTAATGAAAGCACTGAAGGACGCCGTTTATATCTTTGTTGCTCCCCCATCTTATGGAGAGCTGATTCGGCGCCTCGAGTCAAGGGGAACGGAAAACATCGAATCGCTGAGAATGAGGTTGGAAGATGCAAAGTGGGAACTGGAACAGGTAAAACATTTTCAGTATCTTGTTGTTAACGATAATTTAAAACACTCGGTAAGTCAGTTTGAGGCAATCATCACCGCCGAAAGGCTACGAGTTGATAGAATTGTGAATGAAAAGGGAGAAAGATTCCTGTTTGAGGAGAAGAGTATATGA
- a CDS encoding DUF370 domain-containing protein: protein MYGLINVGFGNVIIGDRVIAIVNPESAPLKRLKEVAKDEGKLIDATYGRKTRAIVITDSNHIILSAIQPETIASRFMQTFSDIEKLLEDIRVSGQNFEE, encoded by the coding sequence TTGTACGGACTCATAAACGTCGGGTTCGGAAATGTTATCATCGGTGACAGAGTTATCGCAATTGTGAATCCCGAATCCGCACCACTGAAAAGGTTGAAGGAAGTGGCCAAGGATGAAGGAAAGCTAATCGATGCAACATACGGTAGAAAGACAAGAGCAATAGTCATCACTGATAGTAATCATATTATCCTTTCTGCAATTCAACCTGAGACAATCGCCTCTAGATTCATGCAGACATTCAGCGACATTGAAAAGCTCCTGGAAGATATCAGGGTATCTGGACAGAATTTTGAAGAATGA
- the secE gene encoding preprotein translocase subunit SecE yields the protein MAKAKFWKFLSEVRSEVKKVTWPNREQMISSTGAVIVILIVVGAFLALLDVIFTNAIGSLLSFLTGAV from the coding sequence ATGGCCAAGGCAAAGTTTTGGAAGTTTCTTTCCGAAGTAAGGAGCGAAGTTAAGAAGGTGACGTGGCCTAACAGGGAGCAGATGATCTCGTCTACTGGAGCAGTAATCGTCATTCTGATTGTAGTGGGAGCGTTTCTTGCGCTTCTCGATGTTATTTTCACGAATGCAATTGGGTCGCTTTTGAGTTTCTTGACAGGCGCTGTTTAA